One window of the Candidatus Zixiibacteriota bacterium genome contains the following:
- a CDS encoding Methyltransferase type 11 has translation MATRKREWFDDESYWRELYSFMFSEKRMAVAAEEIKKVIRLAKPKGKRVLDLCCGPGRFSVALAKRHFRVTGVDRTKYLLDKAKTRAKKAGVKIEWVRKDMRDFVSPNSFDLVLNTYTSFGYFQNKGEDLQVLKNIYDSLRPGGVCLIDTMGKERLAKIFPKTAGETLDDGSLLVHRHEIIDDWTRIRNEWILIRKNRAKRFKFDLTIYSGQELKDRMERIGFRDLELYGDMDGAEYGPKAERLIIIGRKGKER, from the coding sequence ATGGCAACCAGAAAACGGGAATGGTTCGACGATGAATCATACTGGCGCGAGTTATATTCGTTTATGTTCAGCGAGAAGCGGATGGCCGTGGCGGCGGAGGAAATTAAAAAAGTAATTCGACTGGCCAAACCGAAAGGGAAGAGGGTGCTGGACCTCTGCTGTGGTCCGGGAAGGTTTTCGGTCGCGCTGGCGAAACGGCATTTCCGGGTTACGGGAGTGGATAGAACGAAATATTTACTCGATAAGGCGAAGACCCGGGCCAAGAAGGCAGGGGTCAAGATTGAATGGGTCAGGAAGGATATGCGGGATTTTGTCAGTCCGAACAGTTTTGATCTTGTGCTGAACACGTATACATCGTTCGGATATTTTCAGAACAAGGGCGAAGATCTGCAGGTGCTAAAAAATATCTATGATAGTTTGCGGCCAGGCGGGGTTTGTCTTATCGATACCATGGGAAAGGAGCGGCTGGCGAAGATTTTCCCGAAAACGGCAGGGGAGACTCTCGACGACGGCAGTCTGCTGGTGCATAGACATGAAATAATCGACGACTGGACCAGAATCCGCAATGAGTGGATTCTTATTCGCAAAAATCGGGCCAAAAGATTCAAGTTCGATCTTACGATTTATTCCGGGCAGGAATTGAAGGATCGGATGGAGAGAATCGGGTTCAGGGATCTGGAATTGTACGGAGATATGGACGGGGCGGAGTATGGGCCGAAAGCGGAACGGCTGATAATAATAGGGCGTAAAGGGAAAGAGCGTTGA
- a CDS encoding conserved membrane hypothetical protein (Evidence 4 : Unknown function but conserved in other organisms) → MSQSSDHAQIAANPFLICGGCLIAGLLLQLAIALPFLPLQSAHILGVIIFFTGFVFGLPSLVRFRRAKTTVNPYRTTTSFVSTGPYRYSRNPIYVAMILNYIGLAVLFNRLWAVILVPVVIWLLTLWVIIPEEKYLETKFGDEYCRYKSRVRRWL, encoded by the coding sequence ATGAGCCAGAGTTCCGACCACGCGCAGATTGCGGCGAATCCGTTTCTGATTTGCGGCGGGTGTTTGATTGCGGGTCTATTGCTGCAATTGGCCATTGCCCTGCCGTTTCTTCCGCTTCAATCGGCGCATATTCTCGGTGTTATCATATTTTTCACCGGCTTTGTCTTTGGGTTGCCGTCGCTAGTCCGATTCAGGCGGGCAAAAACCACTGTGAATCCGTATAGGACAACCACGTCATTTGTCAGCACAGGGCCCTATCGCTATAGCCGCAATCCGATTTATGTGGCGATGATTCTGAACTATATCGGTCTGGCGGTCCTTTTCAACCGTCTCTGGGCCGTCATCCTGGTGCCGGTAGTTATTTGGCTATTGACACTGTGGGTCATTATTCCCGAAGAGAAATATTTGGAGACGAAATTCGGCGACGAGTATTGTCGCTATAAATCAAGAGTACGCCGCTGGCTTTAG
- the maeA gene encoding NAD-dependent malic enzyme, with amino-acid sequence MKRFEMRVDPLTSEIYYAVRLRGHTLLQDPLLNKGHAFSSMERADFHLSGLMPEAIGTLDDQVIRSYGNFKDKKTDIERYVTLIGLLDRNETAFYSLLLRNLEEMLPIVYTPTVGQACLQLSHIIRRYRGIYVTPGNVDNIEQSLLNIGLPNISLIVATDGERILGLGDLGVDGMGIPIGKIALYVAAAGIHPAATLPVCIDIGTNNERLLNDPLYIGVKEKRLTGEDYYAVIERFVQGIKRIFPRALLQWEDFGKHHAMTLLERYHERILSFNDDIQGTGATAAAALMTAFQIKNRPMADERIAIHGFGQAGSGVANAIVTLLVEEGGIPLETARRQIYAVDINGLLIEADKAAPYQANFLQPRRAISDWPIPKDRAPRLEDVVKHAKITTLIGLSGQGGAFTNNILTQMAQNSERPIILALSNPTSCCEVTPQEALDATQGRALVATGSPFKPVIHRDGRTIQISQCNNLYLFPGTGLGAIVCQATKISHKMFHAATKAISAMVTEEQRQNGRLLPPLSDIREVSFHVASAVARQAREEGLGLIMPDEKLARLIRAAMWEPHYYPYRYNAEL; translated from the coding sequence ATGAAACGTTTTGAAATGCGGGTCGACCCTCTGACCAGCGAAATATATTATGCCGTCAGACTGCGGGGCCACACCCTTCTTCAGGACCCCCTCTTAAATAAAGGCCACGCCTTTTCCAGCATGGAACGGGCCGATTTCCATCTCAGCGGCCTTATGCCGGAAGCCATCGGCACCCTCGACGATCAGGTTATCCGAAGTTATGGCAACTTCAAGGACAAAAAAACCGACATCGAGCGCTATGTCACCCTGATCGGCCTGCTTGACCGTAACGAAACCGCCTTCTATTCTCTTCTGCTTCGCAACCTGGAAGAAATGCTCCCGATCGTCTATACTCCGACCGTCGGTCAGGCCTGTCTCCAACTATCGCATATCATCCGCCGCTATCGCGGTATTTATGTGACGCCCGGCAATGTCGACAATATCGAGCAGTCCCTCCTCAATATCGGCCTCCCCAATATCTCCCTCATCGTCGCCACCGACGGCGAACGGATTCTCGGGCTGGGCGATCTGGGGGTCGATGGCATGGGCATTCCTATCGGCAAGATCGCCCTTTATGTGGCCGCCGCCGGGATCCACCCGGCCGCCACCCTCCCCGTCTGTATCGACATCGGCACCAACAACGAACGCCTCCTCAACGACCCGCTCTATATCGGCGTGAAAGAGAAACGGCTCACCGGCGAGGATTATTATGCCGTGATTGAAAGGTTCGTGCAGGGTATCAAGCGGATTTTTCCCCGCGCCCTTTTGCAGTGGGAAGATTTCGGCAAGCATCACGCCATGACCCTTCTCGAAAGGTACCACGAGCGGATCTTGAGTTTCAACGACGACATTCAGGGCACCGGTGCCACTGCGGCCGCCGCTCTTATGACCGCTTTCCAGATTAAGAATCGCCCCATGGCCGACGAACGTATCGCCATCCATGGTTTCGGCCAGGCCGGAAGCGGCGTCGCCAACGCCATCGTGACTCTGCTGGTGGAGGAAGGGGGCATCCCCCTCGAAACGGCCCGCAGACAAATTTACGCCGTCGACATCAACGGTCTGCTCATCGAAGCCGATAAGGCCGCGCCGTATCAGGCCAATTTCCTTCAGCCGAGGCGGGCCATTTCCGATTGGCCGATCCCCAAGGATCGCGCCCCGCGCCTCGAAGATGTGGTCAAGCATGCCAAAATCACGACCCTTATCGGCCTCTCGGGGCAGGGCGGAGCCTTCACCAATAATATCCTTACTCAGATGGCCCAAAACAGCGAACGCCCCATAATCCTCGCTCTTTCGAACCCCACCTCCTGTTGCGAGGTCACTCCGCAGGAGGCTCTCGATGCCACTCAGGGGCGGGCTCTGGTCGCCACCGGAAGCCCCTTCAAGCCGGTCATTCATCGCGACGGCCGCACTATTCAAATCTCCCAGTGCAATAATCTCTACCTCTTCCCCGGCACCGGCCTCGGCGCCATTGTCTGTCAGGCCACCAAGATTTCTCATAAAATGTTCCACGCCGCCACCAAAGCGATATCGGCCATGGTGACCGAAGAGCAGAGACAAAACGGTCGCCTCCTGCCGCCGCTGAGCGATATCAGGGAAGTCTCTTTTCATGTTGCTTCGGCCGTGGCCCGGCAGGCGCGCGAAGAGGGATTGGGATTGATAATGCCCGATGAAAAACTGGCCCGGCTCATACGCGCCGCCATGTGGGAGCCCCACTATTACCCTTATAGATATAACGCTGAATTATAG
- a CDS encoding Phosphomannomutase, which translates to MNFDHSIFKAYDIRGTVPDQLNSEIAYRIGNALAGYLRPASIAVGRDMRISSDELFDALARGIVDAGSDVVDLGRVSTDGLYFAVGKFGYDGGVMITASHNPKQYNGFKVCRKEALPLSGQEGLDKVMEALENDSVIKAPQRGNIARKDISSAFTDHCLSFIDPSVIKPFTIVADAGNGMAGEILPPVFERLPVKLIPLYFELDGTFPHHPASPIELENLVDLQKTIARNNADFGVAFDGDADRMFLVDRHGRQVGGDMTTALVAENLLTKNPGETILYNLICSHAVPELIERMGGRPIKTRVGHALIKPLMKKYDAIFGGEHSGHFYFRNNWFADSGLIAFLVCLELLSKSARPLDEKIKEIDPYFRSGEINSRVDSARDKIEQMAAHFADGDQDRLDGLTVAYDHFWFNLRPSNTEPLIRLNVEADSKTLLDQKVEEILKIIRS; encoded by the coding sequence ATGAATTTTGACCATTCGATTTTTAAGGCCTATGATATTCGGGGTACCGTCCCCGACCAACTCAACAGCGAAATCGCTTACCGTATCGGTAACGCCCTGGCGGGCTATCTCCGCCCCGCTTCTATCGCTGTCGGGCGTGACATGCGAATCTCTTCCGATGAATTATTCGATGCCCTGGCGCGCGGGATTGTCGATGCCGGCTCCGATGTCGTCGATCTTGGGCGTGTCTCCACCGATGGACTCTATTTCGCCGTGGGGAAATTCGGCTACGACGGCGGCGTCATGATTACCGCCAGCCACAATCCCAAACAATATAACGGCTTCAAAGTCTGCCGGAAAGAGGCCCTCCCCCTCTCCGGCCAGGAAGGGCTGGATAAGGTCATGGAAGCCCTTGAGAATGACTCCGTCATCAAGGCCCCTCAGCGCGGCAATATCGCCCGCAAAGACATCTCCTCCGCCTTCACCGACCACTGCCTCTCCTTCATCGATCCGTCCGTCATAAAGCCGTTCACCATCGTAGCCGATGCCGGCAACGGTATGGCCGGCGAAATTTTGCCGCCGGTCTTCGAGCGCCTGCCGGTCAAATTGATCCCTTTATATTTTGAACTCGACGGCACCTTCCCGCATCATCCCGCCTCACCAATCGAACTTGAAAATCTGGTTGATCTTCAGAAAACTATCGCCAGGAATAACGCTGATTTCGGGGTCGCTTTCGACGGCGACGCCGACCGGATGTTCCTTGTCGACAGGCACGGCCGTCAGGTCGGCGGCGATATGACCACCGCTCTCGTGGCCGAAAACCTTCTGACAAAAAATCCCGGCGAAACGATTCTTTATAATCTGATCTGCTCCCACGCCGTGCCCGAGTTGATCGAAAGGATGGGCGGACGGCCCATAAAGACACGGGTCGGTCACGCCCTCATTAAACCCTTGATGAAAAAATATGACGCCATCTTCGGCGGCGAGCATTCCGGCCATTTCTACTTCCGCAATAACTGGTTCGCCGATTCCGGCTTGATCGCTTTTCTGGTCTGCCTGGAACTCCTGAGCAAAAGCGCCCGGCCGCTCGACGAAAAAATAAAGGAAATCGATCCCTATTTCCGCTCCGGTGAAATCAACAGTCGGGTCGATTCCGCCCGTGACAAAATCGAGCAGATGGCGGCTCATTTCGCCGATGGCGATCAGGATCGCTTGGATGGTCTGACCGTTGCCTATGACCATTTCTGGTTTAACCTTCGCCCCTCCAATACCGAACCCTTAATTCGCCTTAATGTCGAGGCCGACAGCAAAACCCTCCTGGATCAAAAAGTCGAAGAAATACTGAAAATAATCCGCTCTTAA
- a CDS encoding exported hypothetical protein (Evidence 5 : Unknown function), with protein MMQKRTLILSLLLASLLLMFASSMVSAQTVTFESKTVPRCSDVTLNITVTSPVDLSAFEIIFALNGSYSNLAVNFDGGLTVLTDRVLQVFGTPDTVRMAAMKINVGDAALTAGTHVVGQIHLKGGDVCSGTISVNGVTVSGTSCDCQVTATTGLVGNDPIAGLTTTITAGTVTLVNQVPTIACPGAQTVHWGDVVQFDVNATDADLANGCETLTFAKVSGPTTATVTKTGPTTAHVVWATAGSDVCNNTPIVVSVTDKCGATVNCSVAVCVQNTPPAITDTETMINTIWGTLLNGQIHATDPDAGPYALQYSLVSFDGPTSYGSGLTVETNTGAWSWDIAPNNDTTYLGDFELCLKVSDGANVCECSPANADTICYSIHVDGFYVEIQKIENVYQGHHAIDTVRINNGTSYIGGFDFLIAYDASVMALTNVTKGAAIDAGGAAFEYFTYRFGANGNCDGGCPSGLVRIVGIRDYNNGVKNTHPLVMEGDLVYLDFLISNDRTYECMYAPVQFYWLDCGDNAITDYTGNWTYLGSQVLTFEGHEIPHDTNVYYGYVGAADSCFTTVYFHGTDSVKNATLGAIIFQNGGFDIICADSIDARGDVNLNGLRNEIGDAVVFTNYFIYGLAAFTVNTEGQIAATDVNADGIVLSVADLVYLVRVIVGDAAPYAKTNPDQMATFHSDGNVVTVETPVSIGAALMVFNGSVTPSLGEAASGMEIKYGYRDGMTRVLVYSFEQGRAXNSGALLNLSGQGNLVSVEAADYNGYALTTNKSFQLPTTFALGQNYPNPFNPTTTIELSLPTASNWTLTVYNVTGQKVADFSGHSEAGIVPITWSADNMPSGLYFYKVQAGNFSATKKMVLLK; from the coding sequence ATGATGCAAAAAAGAACATTAATTTTATCTTTACTGCTGGCTTCGTTACTACTGATGTTCGCTTCCTCGATGGTGAGTGCACAGACGGTGACGTTTGAGTCGAAGACTGTGCCCCGCTGTTCGGATGTGACGCTGAATATTACNGTTACAAGTCCGGTCGATCTGAGTGCTTTTGAGATAATCTTTGCCCTCAACGGCAGCTACAGCAACCTGGCGGTTAATTTTGATGGCGGCTTGACGGTCCTGACGGATCGGGTTCTGCAGGTGTTTGGNACCCCCGACACGGTTCGGATGGCGGCGATGAAGATTAACGTCGGGGATGCGGCGCTGACGGCGGGGACCCACGTCGTGGGGCAGATTCATCTAAAAGGCGGCGACGTATGCAGCGGGACGATTTCAGTAAACGGAGTCACAGTTAGCGGCACCTCCTGCGACTGCCAGGTGACGGCGACCACCGGATTGGTGGGGAACGACCCGATTGCGGGTCTGACGACGACCATCACAGCCGGGACGGTGACGCTTGTGAATCAGGTTCCGACCATAGCCTGCCCCGGGGCCCAGACGGTTCATTGGGGTGACGTGGTCCAGTTTGATGTTAATGCCACAGACGCCGATCTCGCCAACGGTTGCGAGACCCTGACCTTCGCGAAGGTTTCCGGTCCGACGACGGCGACGGTGACCAAGACCGGTCCGACCACGGCTCACGTGGTTTGGGCGACGGCCGGCTCCGATGTCTGCAACAACACCCCGATCGTGGTGTCGGTTACGGACAAGTGCGGCGCCACGGTTAACTGCTCGGTGGCGGTCTGTGTCCAGAATACGCCTCCGGCGATTACCGATACCGAGACCATGATCAACACGATTTGGGGAACCCTCCTGAACGGTCAGATCCATGCGACCGACCCGGACGCGGGCCCCTATGCTCTGCAGTATTCGCTGGTCTCGTTTGACGGCCCGACCTCTTATGGCAGCGGCCTGACGGTCGAGACCAACACCGGCGCCTGGAGCTGGGACATTGCCCCCAATAACGACACGACCTATCTGGGCGACTTTGAACTCTGCCTGAAGGTCTCGGACGGGGCCAATGTGTGCGAGTGCAGCCCGGCCAATGCCGATACCATTTGCTACAGCATCCATGTCGACGGTTTCTATGTTGAGATCCAGAAGATCGAGAATGTCTATCAGGGTCATCACGCCATCGACACGGTTCGGATAAACAACGGGACCTCCTACATCGGCGGTTTTGACTTCCTCATCGCCTATGACGCTTCCGTCATGGCGTTGACGAATGTCACCAAGGGTGCGGCGATCGACGCCGGCGGTGCGGCTTTTGAATATTTCACCTATCGTTTCGGCGCCAATGGCAACTGTGATGGCGGCTGCCCCTCCGGCCTGGTTCGGATTGTCGGTATCCGCGATTACAACAACGGCGTCAAGAACACCCATCCGCTCGTCATGGAAGGGGATCTGGTTTATCTGGACTTCCTGATTTCCAACGATCGGACCTATGAATGCATGTATGCGCCGGTTCAGTTCTACTGGCTCGACTGCGGCGATAACGCCATTACCGATTACACCGGTAATTGGACCTATCTGGGCAGCCAGGTTCTCACATTCGAGGGCCATGAGATTCCGCATGACACCAATGTCTACTACGGTTATGTTGGTGCCGCCGATTCCTGCTTCACGACGGTCTATTTCCATGGCACCGATTCCGTGAAGAACGCCACTCTGGGCGCTATCATTTTCCAGAACGGCGGCTTTGACATCATCTGCGCCGACAGTATCGACGCCCGCGGCGATGTCAACCTGAACGGACTGCGGAATGAAATCGGTGACGCGGTGGTCTTTACCAACTACTTCATCTATGGTCTGGCGGCCTTCACGGTTAACACCGAGGGCCAGATTGCCGCGACCGATGTCAACGCCGACGGTATCGTTCTTTCGGTGGCCGACCTGGTTTACCTGGTTCGTGTCATCGTGGGCGACGCCGCTCCGTATGCCAAGACGAATCCGGATCAGATGGCGACCTTCCATTCCGACGGCAATGTTGTGACCGTCGAGACGCCGGTTTCAATCGGCGCCGCCCTGATGGTTTTCAACGGCTCGGTGACCCCGAGTCTGGGTGAAGCCGCCAGCGGCATGGAAATCAAATACGGTTATCGTGACGGGATGACCCGTGTTCTGGTTTATAGTTTTGAGCAGGGCCGCGCCATNAACAGCGGCGCCCTGTTGAACCTGAGCGGCCAGGGGAACCTGGTGTCGGTGGAAGCGGCCGATTATAACGGCTATGCTCTGACGACCAACAAGAGCTTCCAGCTCCCGACGACCTTCGCTCTGGGTCAGAACTATCCGAACCCGTTCAACCCGACCACGACCATCGAATTGTCACTGCCGACCGCTTCCAACTGGACCCTGACGGTTTACAACGTCACCGGCCAGAAGGTGGCCGATTTCTCCGGTCACAGCGAAGCCGGCATCGTGCCGATTACTTGGAGCGCCGACAATATGCCGTCGGGACTTTACTTCTATAAAGTTCAGGCCGGCAACTTCTCCGCGACCAAGAAGATGGTCCTCCTGAAGTAA
- a CDS encoding hypothetical protein (Evidence 5 : Unknown function), whose protein sequence is MRRYNFVIIAILALMLLPLAARSQMGSGRFDAEFSRTAEILERAQSVVGDAKAGSMADEFRGVVLKASSLLDLAVNLQGEAMGMGRNGRYLEGIGTTMKARERAFEAINLIRKSSAKLANPADENDNLVLRQLERTDDLIIRVQDQMTAGSQALLESLFNSAQDAQRQAWEFYHNGQYRPALKLSRQAERTLLRIGTRAENGAGSGAQVENRIQQTEQRLEQVAAMAQNCNKSEASDLYKKAMNKIAEARQEANRGDLSRAESGLAQVQAMIQKILALCSDGESLNRAITQVRAEIERVSADIRKSGNQEAISLMEAAREHLGEAETLCAKGDTDNCAANIKAAQMNIRKAERLAGI, encoded by the coding sequence ATGAGAAGATATAATTTTGTCATAATTGCTATATTGGCTTTGATGCTTTTGCCGCTCGCGGCACGATCGCAAATGGGAAGCGGGAGGTTCGATGCGGAATTTTCCAGAACGGCCGAGATACTTGAGCGGGCGCAATCGGTGGTCGGCGACGCCAAGGCGGGGAGTATGGCGGACGAATTTCGGGGGGTCGTTCTGAAGGCGTCATCACTATTGGATCTGGCCGTGAATCTTCAGGGCGAAGCAATGGGGATGGGGCGAAACGGCCGGTATCTGGAAGGAATAGGCACGACCATGAAGGCGCGCGAAAGAGCTTTTGAAGCCATAAATTTAATTCGAAAAAGCAGCGCCAAATTGGCCAATCCGGCGGATGAAAATGATAATCTGGTCCTGCGGCAGTTGGAGCGGACCGATGATCTGATAATCAGGGTTCAAGACCAAATGACGGCCGGATCACAGGCGCTTCTGGAATCGCTTTTCAACTCGGCCCAGGACGCTCAGCGGCAGGCGTGGGAGTTTTACCATAATGGGCAGTATCGTCCCGCGCTGAAACTTTCCCGGCAGGCGGAGCGGACCCTGCTGAGAATCGGGACGCGGGCCGAAAACGGTGCCGGTTCCGGGGCGCAGGTAGAAAACCGGATCCAGCAGACCGAGCAGAGGTTGGAACAGGTCGCCGCCATGGCGCAGAACTGCAATAAAAGCGAGGCTTCGGACCTCTATAAGAAAGCGATGAATAAGATTGCCGAAGCCAGACAGGAAGCGAACCGCGGCGATCTTAGCCGGGCCGAAAGCGGACTGGCTCAGGTGCAGGCGATGATCCAGAAAATTCTGGCTCTCTGTTCCGATGGAGAATCTTTGAATCGGGCCATTACGCAGGTCCGGGCCGAGATAGAGCGGGTCAGCGCCGATATCCGGAAAAGCGGCAATCAGGAAGCGATTTCTCTTATGGAAGCCGCCCGGGAGCATCTCGGGGAAGCGGAGACGCTCTGCGCCAAAGGGGATACGGATAATTGCGCCGCCAATATCAAGGCAGCCCAGATGAATATTCGCAAGGCGGAACGGCTGGCGGGAATTTAG
- a CDS encoding hypothetical protein (Evidence 5 : Unknown function), with product MEVIRGVGLVLWRLLNWGHEVGWGIDIGRPDLVLGMLEGI from the coding sequence ATGGAGGTGATCCGGGGGGTTGGTTTGGTTCTTTGGCGGCTGTTGAATTGGGGTCATGAGGTCGGCTGGGGTATTGATATTGGACGGCCGGATCTGGTTTTGGGGATGTTGGAAGGGATCTGA
- the azoB gene encoding NAD(P)H azoreductase, translating to MAEIILITGATGQIGSGLVTHLLKTPFKIRMAVHKNKNTDLRSANIETVELDYSRPETVAVAFQGVDRAFLLVPFSDRLAEMNQILVDAAKRAGVKFIVRLSALGADPKNPIPGKWHGEADNQVMKSGIPFTILRPSFFMQNLVNFSAGSIKAQGAFYQPTGNGRVSYIDARDIAAMAAVVLTKPGHEGKIYDLTGPRAITNQEAADIISRAIGKKVAYVDIPEEAAWQNLKKMGMPEWQVEAMMNLMAVQKNGYASSISPAVEQITGRKPRDFEEFAREFAGAWK from the coding sequence ATGGCGGAAATTATTTTGATTACCGGGGCGACCGGTCAAATCGGGAGCGGCCTCGTGACTCATCTTCTGAAAACGCCATTCAAAATCAGAATGGCGGTACATAAGAATAAAAATACAGATTTAAGGTCGGCCAATATTGAGACAGTGGAACTTGATTATTCCCGCCCGGAGACGGTTGCTGTGGCGTTTCAGGGTGTGGACAGGGCTTTTCTTCTTGTTCCCTTTTCGGACCGACTGGCGGAAATGAATCAGATTCTGGTGGATGCGGCCAAAAGGGCCGGAGTAAAATTTATAGTGAGGTTATCGGCCTTGGGGGCGGATCCCAAAAATCCGATTCCCGGGAAGTGGCACGGTGAGGCGGACAATCAGGTTATGAAATCGGGAATTCCGTTTACCATTCTTCGGCCGTCGTTTTTCATGCAAAATCTTGTCAATTTCAGCGCGGGGAGCATCAAAGCGCAGGGGGCGTTTTATCAGCCGACCGGAAACGGCCGGGTAAGTTATATTGACGCTCGTGATATAGCGGCCATGGCCGCGGTGGTACTTACGAAACCGGGGCACGAAGGCAAAATCTATGATCTGACCGGGCCCCGGGCGATTACCAATCAGGAAGCGGCTGATATTATTTCGCGGGCAATAGGGAAGAAAGTGGCTTATGTTGATATTCCCGAAGAGGCGGCCTGGCAGAATCTGAAAAAAATGGGCATGCCGGAGTGGCAGGTGGAAGCAATGATGAACCTGATGGCGGTGCAGAAAAACGGATATGCCTCATCGATTTCACCGGCGGTGGAGCAGATTACGGGGCGAAAGCCGCGCGATTTTGAGGAATTTGCCCGGGAATTCGCCGGGGCCTGGAAATGA
- a CDS encoding exported hypothetical protein (Evidence 5 : Unknown function) has translation MRDKRKLFVLSIFLLFHLYSPAGASDNKTGFQILTGIGYDFVSQRYFIDSVGVSGPDSILNSTLLKKDYLDDKKGLLYLRYDPRKNGRAFFEAGWEQTPEIYRALGNGRLVTEKGADRMELDGRFEIKKRFKGTEEVGEGLGIANARIGYIRRLNDILRGKIRIYGETVHFDSTGYAIFDYRRYGGEIGIDALTRDFNNIYMTVGGERREVPDSTALGYWLGRGIVGFMGGLGQGQLMAEFGLESRKYPQANSASDYLLYSLYSEGKIYLGKKDFLRPRLDLEYFNYRGDQAINDDYLLGRGALTAGPEFEKATLGVGPAVEILWINSEFHTDNYLEYGLEANFDYYLGNKALVLLSNQFGYRNYSDSGSFYSDFNFVRFNLIGNVKFWRALTFDLLLSAEREWHKVESDNTTLYLLSTNLIYTF, from the coding sequence TTGAGAGATAAACGGAAATTATTTGTTCTTTCAATATTTCTGTTATTCCATTTATATTCGCCGGCGGGGGCCTCGGATAATAAGACCGGCTTTCAGATTCTCACGGGGATCGGCTATGATTTCGTCTCGCAACGATATTTTATAGATTCGGTGGGCGTATCCGGCCCGGACTCGATTCTCAACTCGACGCTTCTCAAAAAAGACTATCTCGATGACAAAAAGGGCCTTCTCTATTTGCGGTATGACCCTCGTAAGAACGGCCGGGCCTTCTTTGAAGCGGGATGGGAGCAGACCCCGGAAATATACCGGGCCCTCGGCAATGGCCGGTTGGTGACGGAGAAAGGGGCCGACCGCATGGAACTGGATGGCCGGTTCGAAATAAAAAAGCGTTTCAAGGGGACCGAAGAAGTGGGGGAGGGACTCGGAATTGCCAATGCCCGAATCGGGTATATCAGGCGGTTGAATGACATTCTCAGGGGCAAAATCAGAATTTACGGGGAAACGGTTCATTTCGACTCGACCGGGTATGCCATATTCGATTACCGGCGATATGGCGGCGAAATCGGCATTGATGCCCTGACAAGGGATTTTAATAATATATATATGACCGTCGGCGGCGAGCGACGAGAAGTCCCCGATTCGACGGCTTTGGGATATTGGCTGGGACGGGGGATCGTTGGCTTCATGGGGGGACTGGGACAAGGTCAACTGATGGCCGAATTTGGATTGGAGTCAAGGAAATATCCGCAGGCAAACAGCGCCTCCGATTATCTTCTATATTCCCTATACTCCGAGGGGAAAATCTATTTGGGCAAGAAAGATTTTTTGAGACCGCGACTGGATCTGGAATATTTTAATTATCGCGGAGATCAGGCGATAAATGATGACTATCTGCTGGGCCGGGGAGCCCTGACAGCTGGTCCGGAGTTTGAAAAGGCGACTCTTGGAGTCGGACCGGCGGTGGAAATCTTGTGGATAAACTCTGAATTTCATACGGATAACTACCTTGAATATGGTCTGGAGGCCAATTTTGACTATTATTTGGGGAATAAGGCATTGGTTTTGTTGAGTAATCAGTTTGGATATCGGAATTATTCCGACAGCGGCTCGTTTTATAGCGATTTCAATTTTGTTCGCTTTAACTTGATCGGCAATGTCAAATTCTGGCGCGCCCTGACCTTCGATTTGCTGCTTTCGGCGGAGCGAGAGTGGCACAAGGTCGAGAGCGACAACACGACTTTATATCTTCTTTCAACCAACCTTATATATACTTTCTGA
- a CDS encoding hypothetical protein (Evidence 5 : Unknown function), translated as MTFLIKAGRYLLLFNEPLNYLKEHYNDAKKNINFIFTAGFVTTDVRFLDGECTDGDV; from the coding sequence TTGACCTTTTTAATTAAGGCAGGAAGATACCTGTTACTTTTTAATGAACCTTTAAATTATTTAAAGGAGCATTATAATGATGCAAAAAAGAACATTAATTTTATCTTTACTGCTGGCTTCGTTACTACTGATGTTCGCTTCCTCGATGGTGAGTGCACAGACGGTGACGTTTGA